One Pseudomonas sp. FP1742 genomic window carries:
- a CDS encoding hydrogenase maturation protein — translation MRSLKIILLASAFNGLTQRAWLDLRQAGHSPSVVLFTDEDAVCEQIEHAGADLVICPFLKDRVPQQLWSNLKRPVVIIHPGIVGDRGASALDWAITRELSRWGVTALQAVEEMDAGPVWATCEFNLPQGLRKSELYNGRVSDAAIACIREVVEKFIDGFEPVPLDYSQRHVIGRLQPNMKQADRSFSWHDSSHFIKRYIDAADGQPGVLASLAGGQYYLYDAHLDSRSGTPGQILAVHDDAVLVATGDHSLWIGSLRRKPQPGEETFKRPARHVLAEQLTQVPTLDWSIVSQPFNTEGYQPIRYRESGHVGELTFEFYNGAMSTEQCQRLVEALRWAKSRDTQVLLIKGGRGSFSNGVHLNVIQAAAVPGLEAWANIQAIDDVCQELLSARQLVVSGLTGNAGAGGVMLALAADIVFARSDIVLNPHYKTMGLYGSEYWTYSLPRAVGPAMAEKLTEDCLPISALQALQLGMVQEIGPRCPDEFGLWLLQRANGALSDPAYQAIRERKSQLDPQLMQHCRNAELEEMHQDMVQNRKQFAEKCRNFVFKRKACGTPQRLVADWAVVRDVELAD, via the coding sequence ATGCGGTCATTGAAAATCATTCTGCTGGCATCGGCATTCAACGGCCTGACCCAGCGGGCCTGGCTGGATTTGCGTCAGGCCGGTCACTCGCCCAGCGTGGTGCTGTTCACCGATGAAGACGCGGTGTGCGAGCAGATCGAACACGCCGGCGCCGACCTGGTGATCTGCCCGTTTCTCAAGGACCGGGTACCGCAGCAACTGTGGAGCAACCTCAAGCGCCCTGTGGTGATCATTCATCCGGGCATTGTCGGCGACCGTGGCGCCAGTGCGCTGGACTGGGCGATCACCCGAGAGCTCAGCCGCTGGGGTGTGACTGCGTTGCAAGCGGTGGAGGAAATGGATGCCGGACCGGTCTGGGCCACCTGTGAATTCAACCTGCCCCAGGGTCTGCGCAAATCCGAGTTGTACAACGGGCGCGTCAGCGACGCGGCGATCGCCTGCATCCGCGAAGTCGTAGAAAAGTTTATCGACGGTTTCGAGCCAGTGCCTTTGGACTACAGCCAACGCCATGTGATTGGCCGCTTGCAGCCGAACATGAAGCAAGCCGACCGTTCCTTCAGCTGGCACGACAGCTCACACTTCATCAAACGCTACATCGATGCCGCCGACGGCCAACCCGGTGTATTGGCCAGTCTGGCCGGCGGTCAGTACTATCTGTATGACGCTCATCTGGATTCGCGCAGCGGCACGCCGGGGCAGATTCTCGCGGTGCACGACGATGCGGTACTGGTGGCGACCGGTGATCACAGCCTGTGGATCGGTTCGCTGCGACGCAAACCCCAGCCCGGCGAAGAAACCTTCAAACGTCCGGCTCGGCATGTGCTCGCCGAACAGCTGACACAGGTGCCAACGCTGGATTGGTCGATCGTCTCTCAGCCTTTTAATACCGAAGGCTATCAACCGATCCGCTATCGCGAGTCGGGGCATGTCGGCGAGCTGACCTTCGAGTTTTACAATGGCGCCATGAGCACCGAACAGTGCCAGCGACTGGTGGAGGCTCTGCGCTGGGCCAAGTCCCGGGACACCCAAGTGCTGTTGATCAAGGGTGGACGCGGCAGTTTCTCCAACGGCGTGCACCTCAATGTGATTCAAGCCGCAGCGGTTCCGGGACTCGAAGCCTGGGCCAATATTCAGGCGATTGACGACGTCTGCCAGGAATTGCTCAGCGCCCGGCAACTGGTGGTCAGTGGCCTGACCGGCAATGCCGGGGCCGGCGGCGTGATGCTGGCGCTGGCTGCCGACATCGTCTTCGCCCGCTCCGACATCGTGCTCAACCCCCATTACAAGACCATGGGCCTGTACGGCTCCGAATACTGGACCTACAGCCTGCCCCGCGCCGTCGGCCCGGCAATGGCGGAAAAACTCACTGAAGACTGCCTGCCGATCAGCGCCCTCCAGGCCTTGCAATTGGGCATGGTCCAGGAAATCGGTCCGCGCTGCCCGGATGAGTTTGGTCTTTGGTTGTTGCAGCGGGCCAATGGTGCGTTGAGTGATCCGGCGTACCAAGCGATACGTGAGCGCAAAAGCCAGCTCGATCCTCAACTGATGCAGCACTGCCGCAATGCCGAGCTGGAAGAAATGCATCAGGACATGGTGCAGAACCGCAAACAATTCGCCGAGAAGTGCAGAAATTTTGTGTTCAAGCGCAAAGCGTGTGGCACGCCGCAGCGGTTGGTGGCCGATTGGGCGGTTGTTCGGGATGTTGAATTAGCCGATTGA
- a CDS encoding LysR family transcriptional regulator, with the protein MDIDLARTFLEIVRHGSLAAAAEKLHVTQTAITARVQKLESQLGSTLFVRNRAGARLTPNGEAFVVYANQLVQTWEAARRDLPLPEGYRDVLHIGGEVSLCNPLMLSWAGELREKIPSHALRMEIRDGENLLRQLELGVLDAALVYQPEYWPRLQVEQVLEEKLILVRLAGRPDPYVYIDWGPDFRRQHDAALPEKAKAALSFNLGPLALQYILENGGSGYFRTRVVNSYLESGLLEQVPKAPEFSYPTYLVYSRDRDSATLQQAFDLLREVIKTDDDWSQRWNPLT; encoded by the coding sequence ATGGACATCGACCTCGCCCGCACCTTTCTGGAAATCGTCCGTCACGGCAGCCTGGCCGCGGCGGCTGAAAAGCTGCACGTTACCCAGACCGCGATCACCGCCCGGGTGCAGAAGCTCGAAAGTCAGTTGGGCAGCACGCTGTTCGTGCGCAACCGCGCCGGTGCGCGCCTGACGCCGAACGGTGAGGCCTTTGTGGTTTACGCCAATCAACTGGTGCAGACCTGGGAAGCGGCGCGCCGGGACTTGCCGCTGCCCGAGGGTTACCGCGATGTGTTGCACATTGGCGGCGAAGTCAGCCTGTGCAACCCGTTGATGCTCAGTTGGGCCGGCGAGCTGCGCGAGAAAATCCCCAGCCATGCCCTGCGCATGGAAATCCGCGACGGCGAAAACCTGCTGCGCCAACTGGAACTGGGGGTGCTGGATGCGGCGCTGGTCTATCAGCCGGAGTACTGGCCGCGCCTGCAAGTCGAGCAAGTGCTGGAAGAAAAGCTGATCCTGGTACGCCTGGCCGGACGGCCCGATCCTTACGTGTACATCGACTGGGGCCCGGACTTCCGTCGTCAGCACGATGCCGCGCTGCCGGAAAAAGCCAAGGCGGCCTTGAGTTTCAATCTCGGCCCGCTGGCCTTGCAGTACATCCTGGAAAACGGCGGCAGCGGCTATTTCCGTACCCGCGTGGTCAATAGCTACCTGGAAAGCGGCTTGCTGGAGCAAGTGCCCAAAGCCCCGGAGTTCAGCTATCCGACCTACCTGGTTTACTCCCGAGACCGCGACTCGGCGACCCTGCAACAGGCGTTCGACCTGCTGCGTGAAGTGATCAAGACCGATGACGACTGGTCCCAGCGCTGGAACCCGTTGACCTGA